Proteins encoded by one window of Amaranthus tricolor cultivar Red isolate AtriRed21 chromosome 4, ASM2621246v1, whole genome shotgun sequence:
- the LOC130811454 gene encoding ATP synthase subunit beta, chloroplastic: protein MTINPTTSGSGVSTLEKKNLGRIAQIIGPVLDVAFPPGKMPNIYNALVVKGRDTSGQPINVTCEVQQLLGNNRVRAVAMSATDGLTRGMEVIDTGAPLSVPVGGTTLRRIFNVLGEPVDNLGPIDTSTTSPIHRSAPAFTQLDTKLSIFETGIKVVDLLAPYRRGGKIGLFGGAGVGKTVLIMELINNIAKAHGGVSVFGGVGERTREGNDLYMEMKESGVINEQNIAESKVALVYGQMNEPPGARMRVGLTALTMAEYFRDVNEQDVLLFIDNIFRFVQAGSEVSALLGRMPSAVGYQPTLSTEMGSLQERITSTKEGSITSIQEVYVPADDLTDPAPATTFAHLDATTVLSRGLAAKGIYPAVDPLDSTSTMLQPRIVGEEHYETAQRVKKTLQRYKELQDIIAILGLDELSEEDRLTVARARKIERFLSQPFFVAEVFTGSPGKYVGLAETIRGFQLILSGELDGLPEQAFYLVGNIDEATTKAINLEMESKLKK from the coding sequence ATGACAATCAATCCTACTACTTCTGGTTCTGGGGTTTCCacgcttgaaaaaaaaaacctgggGCGTATCGCTCAAATTATTGGTCCGGTCCTGGACGTAGCTTTTCCTCCAGGCAAGATGCCCAATATTTACAATGCTCTAGTAGTTAAGGGTCGAGATACTAGTGGTCAACCAATTAATGTGACTTGTGAGGTACAACAGTTATTAGGAAATAATCGAGTTAGGGCTGTAGCTATGAGTGCTACAGATGGTCTAACACGAGGAATGGAAGTTATTGACACAGGAGCTCCTTTAAGCGTTCCAGTCGGCGGCACGACTCTCAGACGAATTTTTAACGTGCTTGGGGAACCTGTTGATAATTTAGGTCCCATAGACACCAGCACAACATCTCCTATTCATAGATCTGCGCCCGCCTTTACACAGTTAGATACAAAATTGTCTATTTTTGAAACCGGAATTAAAGTGgtagatcttttagctccttaTCGCCGTGGAGGAAAAATAGGACTGTTTGGGGGAGCAGGAGTGGGTAAAACAGTACTCATTATGGAATTGATCAACAACATTGCAAAAGCTCATGGGGGCGTATCCGTATTTGGCGGAGTAGGTGAACGTACTCGTGAAGGAAATGATCTTTACATGGAAATGAAAGAATCCGGAGTTatcaatgaacaaaatattGCAGAGTCAAAAGTGGCTTTAGTCTATGGTCAAATGAATGAACCGCCGGGGGCACGTATGAGAGTTGGGTTAACTGCCCTAACTATGGCGGAATATTTCCGAGATGTTAATGAGCAAGACGTACTTTTATTTATCGACAATATCTTCCGTTTCGTCCAAGCAGGATCTGAAGTATCCGCCTTATTGGGTAGAATGCCTTCCGCTGTGGGCTATCAACCTACTCTTAGTACCGAAATGGGCTCGTTACAGGAAAGAATTACTTCTACAAAAGAAGGGTCCATAACTTCGATTCAAGAAGTTTATGTACCTGCAGACGATTTGACCGACCCCGCTCCTGCCACGACATTTGCACATTTAGATGCTACTACCGTACTATCAAGAGGATTGGCGGCCAAAGGGATCTATCCAGCGGTGGATCCGTTAGATTCAACGTCAACTATGCTCCAACCTAGGATCGTTGGCGAGGAACATTATGAAACTGCGCAAAGAGTTAAGAAAACCTTACAACGTTACAAAGAACTTCAAGATATTATCGCTATCCTTGGATTGGACGAATTATCTGAAGAAGATCGTTTAACTGTAGCAAGAGCACGAAAAATTGAGCGTTTCTTATCACAACCCTTTTTCGTAGCAGAAGTATTTACAGGCTCTCCAGGAAAATATGTTGGCCTAGCAGAAACAATTAGAGGATTTCAATTAATTCTTTCCGGAGAATTAGATGGTCTTCCCGAACAAGCCTTTTATTTGGTAGGTAACATCGATGAAGCTACCACGAAAGCTATAAACTTAGAAATGGAGAGCAAATTAAAGAAATga
- the LOC130811455 gene encoding ribulose bisphosphate carboxylase large chain-like, protein MSPQTETKASVGFKAGVKDYRLTYYTPEYETLDTDILAAFRVTPQPGVPPEEAGAAVAAESFTGTWTSVWTDGLTSLDRYKGRCYNIEPVAGEENQYICYAAYPLDLFEEGSVTNMFTSIVGNVFGFKALRALRLEDLRIPVTYVKTFQGPPHGIQVERDKLNKYGRPLLGCTIKPKLGLSAKNYGRACYECLRGGLDFTKDDENVNSQPFMRWRDRFLFCAEAIYKSQAETGEIKGHYLNATAGTCEEMIKRAVFARELGVPIVMHDYLTGGFTANTSLSQYCRDNGLLLHIHRAMHAVIDRQKNHGMHFRVLAKALRLSGGDHIHSGTVVGKLEGERDITLGFVDLLRDDYTEKDRSRGIFFTQSWVSTPGVLPVASGGIHVWHMPALTEIFGDDSVLQFGGGTLGHPWGNAPGAVANRVALEACVQARNEGRDLAREGNTIIREAAKWSLELAAACEVWKEIKFEFPAMDTI, encoded by the coding sequence ATGTCACCACAAACAGAGACTAAAGCAAGTGTTGGATTTAAAGCTGGTGTTAAAGATTACCGATTGACTTATTATACTCCTGAGTATGAAACCCTAGATACTGATATCTTGGCAGCATTCCGAGTAACTCCTCAACCTGGAGTTCCACCTGAAGAAGCGGGGGCTGCAGTAGCTGCCGAATCTTTTACTGGTACATGGACAAGTGTATGGACCGACGGACTTACCAGTCTTGATCGTTACAAAGGACGATGCTACAACATCGAGCCCGTTGCTGGAGAAGAAAATCAATATATTTGTTATGCAGCGTATCCTTTAGACCTTTTTGAAGAAGGTTCTGTTACTAACATGTTTACTTCCATTGTGGGTAACGTATTTGGGTTCAAAGCTTTGCGTGCTCTACGTTTGGAAGATTTGCGAATCCCTGTTACTTATGTCAAAACTTTCCAAGGCCCGCCTCACGGTATCCAGGTTGAAAGAGATAAATTGAACAAGTATGGTCGTCCCCTATTGGGATGCACTATTAAACCCAAATTGGGGTTATCCGCTAAAAACTATGGTCGAGCATGTTATGAATGTCTTCGTGGTGGACTTGATTTTACCAAAGATGATGAAAACGTGAATTCCCAGCCGTTCATGCGTTGGAGAGACCGTTTCCTATTTTGTGCCGAAGCTATTTATAAATCACAAGCCGAAACAGGTGAAATCAAAGGGCATTATTTGAATGCTACCGCAGGTACTTGCGAAGAAATGATAAAAAGAGCTGTATTTGCTAGAGAGTTGGGAGTTCCAATCGTAATGCATGACTACTTAACAGGTGGATTCACTGCAAATACTAGCTTGTCTCAGTATTGCCGAGACAATGGTCTACTTCTTCACATCCACCGTGCAATGCACGCAGTTATTGATAGACAGAAGAATCATGGTATGCACTTCCGTGTACTAGCTAAAGCGTTACGTCTGTCTGGTGGAGACCATATTCATTCTGGTACCGTAGTAGGTAAGCTTGAAGGGGAAAGAGATATTACTTTAGGCTTTGTTGATTTACTACGTGATGATTATACTGAAAAAGACAGAAGTCGCGGTATCTTTTTCACTCAATCTTGGGTTTCCACACCTGGTGTTCTTCCTGTTGCTTCAGGAGGTATTCACGTTTGGCATATGCCTGCTCTAACCGAAATCTTCGGGGATGATTCTGTACTACAGTTTGGTGGAGGAACTTTAGGACACCCTTGGGGGAATGCACCGGGTGCTGTAGCGAATCGAGTAGCTCTAGAAGCATGTGTACAAGCTCGTAATGAGGGACGTGACCTTGCTCGCGAGGGTAATACAATTATTCGTGAAGCTGCTAAATGGAGTCTTGAACTAGCTGCTGCTTGTGAAGTATGGAAGGAAATCAAATTTGAATTCCCGGCAATGGATACAATTTAG